In Melanotaenia boesemani isolate fMelBoe1 chromosome 18, fMelBoe1.pri, whole genome shotgun sequence, the following proteins share a genomic window:
- the lztfl1 gene encoding leucine zipper transcription factor-like protein 1 isoform X1, with protein sequence MADFGFNEHHQTEVINYMRFARSKRILRLKTIDSCFEELKDSRLVEETFTVDEVREMLDGLQVVVRGEVEMELINTAHTNVLLLRQLFSQAEKFYLRLQSDISELENRELLEQVAEFEKTDFKTTNKTNQETSKPKLAPLNEGGVSELLNKEIARLQEENDKLKSRLRTLESQAMSALDEKTKAERALKDLQKVQGDQQLAAHSQEISSLEDTVAALKEDYERSLNATAASQKDLQENLISAKHELLRVQEQLALAEKELEKKFQQTAAYRNMKEILTKKNEQIKEIRKRLQRYEPNE encoded by the exons ATG GCTGATTTTGGGTTTAATGAGCACCACCAGACTGAAGTAATCAATTACATGAGATTTGCCCGTTCAAAGAGGATCCTGCGGCTCAAGACCATTGACTCATGTTTTGAGGAACTCAAAGATAGCAG gCTAGTGGAGGAAACCTTCACAGTGGACGAAGTGAGGGAGATGTTAGATGGGCTGCAAGTAGTTGTGCGTGGGGAGGTGGAAATGGAGCTCATCAACACAGCCCACACCAATGTGCTGCTTCTCAGGCAGCTCTTCTCCCAGGCTGAGAAGTTTTATCTTCGACTACAGAGTGATATCTCAGAGCTAGAAAACAG GGAGCTGTTAGAGCAGGTGGCTGAATTTGAGAAAACGGACTTTAAAACCACCAATAAG ACAAACCAGGAAACAAGCAAACCCAAGCTGGCCCCACTGAACGAAGGTGGAGTGTCTGAGCTTCTTAACAAG GAGATAGCAAGACTACAGGaggaaaatgacaaactgaagtCCAGGCTCCGAACTTTAGAATCTCAG GCCATGAGTGCACTAGACGAGAAAACCAAGGCAGAGAGAGCCCTGAAAGACCTTCAAAAGGTGCAAGGTGACCAGCAG cTGGCTGCTCACTCCCAGGAGATCAGCAGTCTAGAAGACACAGTTGCCGCTCTGAAGGAGGACTATGAAAGGTCTCTTAATGCCACTGCTGCATCTCAGAAAGATTTGCAGGAGAACCTGATTTCTGCCAAACATGAGCTTTTGCGAGTACAGGAGCAGCTGGCCTTGGCAGAAAAG gaGTTGGAGAAAAAGTTCCAGCAAACTGCAGCCTACCGCAACATGAAGGAAATTCTCACCAAGAAGAATGAGCAGATTAAGGAAATTAGAAAACGATTGCAAAG aTACGAGCCCAATGAATGA
- the lztfl1 gene encoding leucine zipper transcription factor-like protein 1 isoform X2, translating to MADFGFNEHHQTEVINYMRFARSKRILRLKTIDSCFEELKDSRLVEETFTVDEVREMLDGLQVVVRGEVEMELINTAHTNVLLLRQLFSQAEKFYLRLQSDISELENRELLEQVAEFEKTDFKTTNKTNQETSKPKLAPLNEGGVSELLNKEIARLQEENDKLKSRLRTLESQAMSALDEKTKAERALKDLQKVQGDQQEISSLEDTVAALKEDYERSLNATAASQKDLQENLISAKHELLRVQEQLALAEKELEKKFQQTAAYRNMKEILTKKNEQIKEIRKRLQRYEPNE from the exons ATG GCTGATTTTGGGTTTAATGAGCACCACCAGACTGAAGTAATCAATTACATGAGATTTGCCCGTTCAAAGAGGATCCTGCGGCTCAAGACCATTGACTCATGTTTTGAGGAACTCAAAGATAGCAG gCTAGTGGAGGAAACCTTCACAGTGGACGAAGTGAGGGAGATGTTAGATGGGCTGCAAGTAGTTGTGCGTGGGGAGGTGGAAATGGAGCTCATCAACACAGCCCACACCAATGTGCTGCTTCTCAGGCAGCTCTTCTCCCAGGCTGAGAAGTTTTATCTTCGACTACAGAGTGATATCTCAGAGCTAGAAAACAG GGAGCTGTTAGAGCAGGTGGCTGAATTTGAGAAAACGGACTTTAAAACCACCAATAAG ACAAACCAGGAAACAAGCAAACCCAAGCTGGCCCCACTGAACGAAGGTGGAGTGTCTGAGCTTCTTAACAAG GAGATAGCAAGACTACAGGaggaaaatgacaaactgaagtCCAGGCTCCGAACTTTAGAATCTCAG GCCATGAGTGCACTAGACGAGAAAACCAAGGCAGAGAGAGCCCTGAAAGACCTTCAAAAGGTGCAAGGTGACCAGCAG GAGATCAGCAGTCTAGAAGACACAGTTGCCGCTCTGAAGGAGGACTATGAAAGGTCTCTTAATGCCACTGCTGCATCTCAGAAAGATTTGCAGGAGAACCTGATTTCTGCCAAACATGAGCTTTTGCGAGTACAGGAGCAGCTGGCCTTGGCAGAAAAG gaGTTGGAGAAAAAGTTCCAGCAAACTGCAGCCTACCGCAACATGAAGGAAATTCTCACCAAGAAGAATGAGCAGATTAAGGAAATTAGAAAACGATTGCAAAG aTACGAGCCCAATGAATGA